Below is a genomic region from Prunus persica cultivar Lovell chromosome G3, Prunus_persica_NCBIv2, whole genome shotgun sequence.
TTGTAGTATGGGATATGAAATCTTATTGTACCATAGATGCTTGGCTTTTGAGAACCACCTACCCCTCATACACAATTGATTGGTAGTTGTGTTGGAAATGAGGAGACATTTTGCTTACTACATTAAGATATCACTTCATTGATTCTTGCTCCGTTTTACCAGATGCGTTACTTACTCCTTtatcttaaaataaaattatattctttCCACCTACTGCCTTGAATACTGCATAATTCGATGGGATAACCTTGTTGTTCGCTTGACTGAAAATTGGGTAGCTTCTGGGTATTGACTGGATTTATGCGTGGTTCACTGTGTTTGCAGCACACTCCTCGTGTTAATGGGGAGATAATACCTGACGTGAATGATGCTACCCAAGACCATGAGCGGCTGTTAGAAAGGTTGTACTTTGTGAAATGAGCTCTCTACACGCTTTCTTCTTGATTGTTTTGTTGCAACCTTGCTACTTTTCAACTTTCCTGAGCTTTCCTTTATTCAGGGCTTATAGTAGGGCTTGGATTTGAAAGTGTAATTTGATCATGGCTTATATtgcaacttttattttttcaaaactaactttaagaaaaaagaaaggatttCTTTCATGAATTACTCATACAATAATATTCTGGTATCCTAGTTGCTATATGTCAGTAAACTAATGAGAGATGGTAATCGGAAGACTCATGAATCGTCGATTCAAATTATATCTCAGGGTGGATAAGTTATTCattaacagaaaaaaaaaaaaaaaaaaaaagcaagatCCATCTGATAGAACAAATACAATCATAaatcaaatagaaaaaattaCATTCTAGTCTGCCCATATCATGTAAGACGCGAAATTGTAGTTGTCACCAAAACGTATGCTGTGTACTTGGGTTCGTAAATGGATGAAATGATAGCAGGAAGAATCATCGTGGTTGTAATATTTTCGTTTTGATTGATTCAGGTTGGCTACATATGATTTATCTGAACTGCAAATTGAGGGTGATGGAAATTGCCAGGTTTGGCTACAATGAATGATTTATCAGcctattgtttttttaaattattttcattacaTTCTTCTTTCACTATATAGATTGAAATGCGAACGCGTACCACATGTATGTTGTtatcatttcattttatttgtttacttgGGTTAAGTCGACGTAAACTTAAGTTTGCCTCataccttcctttttttctttacgtgtttttttttgaggAGTCAAGGGGTTGCTGCGTTATGATTGataaaatatttgtttaacACGCTGCAGTTTCGAGCATTAGCAGATCAGTTGTTTCGTAATCCAGATTACCACAAGCATGTACGAAAACAGGTGGTAAAGCAGGTATGGCTGACGAAACTCCTCCAATGCATtcattttccttattttaGTTACCCTACcccacaccaccaccaccacacacccccccacccccccccctccccccctccCCTCTCCTCTCCTGATAGGAACTTCTTTACATCAGTTTAGTTATTGTAGGCTTGATGGATTAGAAGATTGTATTCTTTAGCAGTTATTTTCATCTATCAGTGGTATTGGATATGCAAATCTTATTACCTCACTGTATATGAAATCTGTGGAGCTTAATTCTggtttcatattttctttatattaagtatttcttattatttatataaaaatgttTTATGTTTCAGCTAAAGCATCACAGAAAACTCTATGAAGCTTATGTCCCTATGAAGTACAGACACTacctgaagaagatgaagaagttaGATTTCTGCTTTCATGCCTATTGATTTTTTACTACAAAATTTAAGATATGTTGTCATGTATCTAACTGTTACTAAAagttaattcaattttttacaaaatactAAATGGAACTAGAGCCGGGGAGTGGGGAGATCATCTTACCCTTCAGGCAGCTGCAGATCGAGTAAGTTCAAATCCTCTCCTTTTACATCTGGTGCTTTTGAGGTCACTAAGTGAAAATACTTGCTTTCTTCTTTGCCTCACCATTATCATGTCAAGGTTTAGTAGTTCATCTTATGTATGATGTAGCCACATCGGTGTCCCCTTATAGATGAGAAATGAATCATATTACAAATCATAAGAATCAAGTAATAGATGGGAAATTcgataaaaagaagaagtaatAGATGGGAAACAATTAAACACCACTTACATGGAAAACTTGGTCTCTTGAACCTCACTTATGATCTGTTCTGCTCTTGCACCTTGTCTTGTGAGATTTCATGTATAGGTTTGCAAAGAACTTCttccttttccattttctaGAGTTAAATATAGTACCATCTGCAGAATCATGACCTGAGTCGATAAATTGTAATTAGAAGCTTCTCTTTCGTATGTGGTTGTGATTTGATAGTGGTAAAATGCAGTTTTTGTGAGATTGAAGTAAATAACTAAAAAAACATTGTTTCTTTGTATCTGTTAAATCTTTTGGTTTCTCTGTTTATTcctatgttttcttttctttcccacTTTATTTATATTGCTGAGTCCTACAGTGGTTGCTTTCTAACAGTTACAGATTCTTCTGTAGTTTGGAGCCAAAATTTGTGTAATCACCTCTTTTCGAGACGCTTGCTATATTGAGATCCTTCCTAAAGACAGGAATCCTACCCGAGGTTTATCTCATTTGCTTACTTTATCTTatctaaatttaattatagTTTGCtttttgaaacttgaaagaaaaTGCGTAACAGGCAAGTTGGGCTTTTCAACACGTTCGATGGTAATAATGTCAATTTTTGCATGGAACTACACATTTGGATTGGACCTGATGCAGAACTTGATGTCAGTTTCTGTTGAAGCTTTGCATGATAAACTCAATGAGGTccctcttgtttttgtttcagaGGTTTGGCTGAGCTTTTGGAGTGAAGTGCATTATAACTCATTGTATGCAAGTGCAGGTGGTGAACTAAACCATTATTTACTTGTCCTCCTCATTTGCaacattttttcctttcttcttgaCGCTTTGGTCTTGGTGCCGTTTAGAGATATAATCCTCTGATTCTTTTACAAATATGTGTACAGATGTTCCGACAAGAAATCCCAGAAAGAAGCATTGGCTGTTCTAGATCTAGGGTTATTTCAAATGGTCATCAGTTTCGGATATATACAAGTTATATATTAGTAAGTATACTATGGTCATGGGCATTGTAACTTGGTGTAAATTAACACGAATTCCAAATATTTCTTTCAAAGTTTGTCTCTGTATGCCCAAAATTAGAATTTAGATATCTGTATATAAAAGTTACAAAGGATCCCCTAGCTTTTCAACGACATTGTTA
It encodes:
- the LOC18784248 gene encoding OTU domain-containing protein DDB_G0284757 isoform X2; translation: MNGSYSNASASSSSSLNSSSHDAEDDQAIATMLAEDEKLKIDHRLGKRLSHLDSIPHTPRVNGEIIPDVNDATQDHERLLERLATYDLSELQIEGDGNCQFRALADQLFRNPDYHKHVRKQVVKQLKHHRKLYEAYVPMKYRHYLKKMKKAGEWGDHLTLQAAADRFGAKICVITSFRDACYIEILPKDRNPTRGKLGFSTRSMRFG
- the LOC18784248 gene encoding OTU domain-containing protein DDB_G0284757 isoform X1 codes for the protein MNGSYSNASASSSSSLNSSSHDAEDDQAIATMLAEDEKLKIDHRLGKRLSHLDSIPHTPRVNGEIIPDVNDATQDHERLLERLATYDLSELQIEGDGNCQFRALADQLFRNPDYHKHVRKQVVKQLKHHRKLYEAYVPMKYRHYLKKMKKAGEWGDHLTLQAAADRFGAKICVITSFRDACYIEILPKDRNPTREVWLSFWSEVHYNSLYASADVPTRNPRKKHWLF